The Listeria sp. PSOL-1 genome includes a region encoding these proteins:
- the budA gene encoding acetolactate decarboxylase, with product MDKKRKNYLYQHSTMAALAHGLFSGTTTFKELMKHGNLGIGTLDEFDGELVILDGEPFQIRQDGKAYKIKANDTTPFASITYFEPDVQFTICDLETKAQIERKIASQTQGANVFYAIKISGNFRTVNTRVVPKQKRPYPPLIEAVKAQPTYQFDYITGTIVGFFTPLYITGIGVTGYHLHFIDDMRTLGGHVYDYALLDGVVEVAQQTGFELQLPQTSEFLRSDLNTPNMLEQIDAAEK from the coding sequence GTGGATAAGAAACGAAAGAATTATCTTTATCAACATTCGACAATGGCCGCTTTAGCTCATGGTTTATTTAGCGGGACAACGACATTTAAGGAGTTAATGAAACATGGGAATTTAGGTATTGGTACGCTGGATGAATTTGACGGAGAACTTGTTATTCTAGATGGTGAGCCATTCCAGATACGTCAAGATGGTAAAGCTTATAAAATCAAGGCAAATGATACAACACCTTTTGCAAGCATTACTTATTTTGAACCAGATGTGCAGTTTACGATTTGCGACTTAGAAACAAAAGCACAAATTGAACGTAAAATAGCTTCACAGACGCAAGGAGCTAACGTCTTTTACGCGATCAAAATTAGTGGGAATTTTCGTACAGTAAATACGCGTGTTGTTCCTAAACAAAAGCGCCCCTATCCCCCTTTAATTGAAGCGGTAAAGGCTCAGCCAACCTATCAATTTGATTATATTACAGGAACTATCGTTGGCTTCTTTACGCCGCTTTATATTACGGGTATTGGTGTAACAGGTTACCATCTTCACTTTATTGATGATATGCGAACGCTTGGTGGGCATGTATATGATTATGCGTTGCTTGATGGAGTCGTTGAAGTAGCGCAACAAACGGGTTTTGAATTACAGCTCCCACAAACCTCTGAGTTTTTGCGAAGTGATTTGAACACACCAAATATGCTTGAACAAATTGATGCAGCAGAAAAATAA
- a CDS encoding pyrimidine-nucleoside phosphorylase, with translation MRMIDIIAKKRDGKALSTEEIQFFVDGYTKGEIPDYQVSSLLMAIYFEDMNDDERANLTMAMVHSGDMIDLSAISGIKVDKHSTGGVGDTTTLVLAPLVAALDIPVAKMSGRGLGHTGGTIDKLESVAGFHVELTKNEFIDLVNRDKVAVVGQSGNLTPADKKLYALRDVTATVNSIPLIASSIMSKKIAAGADAIVLDVKTGAGAFMKTEEDARELALAMVRIGTNVGRKTMAVISDMSQPLGFAIGNALEVKEAIATLKGEGPEDLTELVLTLGSQMALLAQKATTLEGARQKLLEVIQNGTALNKFKEFLTNQGGDASVVDHPEKLPQAAFQIAVPAKSSGVIKQIVADEIGVAAMWLGAGRATKEDEIDLAVGIMLHKKVGEQVKQGDPLVTIYSNKKDVSEVMEKIYANIKIADHAEKPTLIHQIITNE, from the coding sequence ATGAGAATGATTGATATTATTGCCAAAAAACGTGACGGCAAAGCGCTCAGTACAGAAGAAATTCAATTTTTTGTTGATGGCTATACCAAAGGAGAAATCCCTGATTATCAAGTAAGTAGTCTGCTTATGGCCATTTACTTTGAAGATATGAACGATGATGAACGTGCTAATCTCACAATGGCGATGGTGCATTCTGGTGATATGATTGACCTTTCCGCCATTTCTGGTATTAAAGTTGATAAGCATTCAACTGGAGGAGTTGGTGATACGACAACGCTTGTGCTGGCACCACTTGTTGCAGCACTTGATATTCCTGTTGCTAAAATGTCTGGCCGTGGATTAGGGCATACAGGAGGAACAATTGATAAATTAGAATCTGTTGCCGGTTTTCACGTTGAGCTAACAAAAAATGAATTCATTGATTTAGTTAATCGTGATAAGGTAGCAGTAGTTGGGCAAAGCGGGAATTTAACACCTGCTGATAAAAAATTATATGCATTGCGTGATGTAACTGCTACGGTTAATTCCATTCCGCTTATTGCCAGTTCAATTATGAGCAAAAAAATTGCGGCTGGTGCAGATGCTATTGTTTTAGATGTAAAGACAGGTGCAGGCGCCTTTATGAAAACAGAAGAAGATGCGAGAGAACTTGCTTTAGCTATGGTTAGAATTGGGACAAACGTTGGGCGTAAAACAATGGCGGTGATTTCTGATATGTCACAACCGCTTGGCTTCGCTATTGGTAATGCCCTTGAAGTAAAAGAAGCCATTGCTACGTTAAAAGGCGAGGGCCCAGAAGATCTAACTGAACTCGTTTTAACACTTGGTAGTCAAATGGCTCTTCTTGCTCAAAAAGCAACCACACTTGAAGGGGCACGTCAAAAACTACTTGAAGTGATTCAAAATGGTACCGCTTTAAATAAGTTTAAGGAATTTTTAACAAATCAAGGTGGAGATGCGAGTGTTGTTGATCATCCTGAAAAGTTGCCACAAGCCGCATTTCAAATTGCCGTCCCTGCCAAGTCATCAGGTGTTATCAAGCAAATTGTTGCAGATGAAATTGGCGTTGCTGCGATGTGGCTCGGTGCTGGTCGAGCAACGAAAGAAGATGAAATTGATCTTGCAGTAGGGATTATGCTTCATAAAAAAGTGGGGGAACAGGTGAAACAAGGCGATCCACTTGTTACAATTTATAGCAATAAGAAAGATGTAAGCGAAGTGATGGAAAAAATTTATGCTAACATTAAAATTGCAGATCATGCAGAAAAACCAACTTTAATTCACCAAATTATTACTAATGAATAG
- the deoC gene encoding deoxyribose-phosphate aldolase yields the protein MKLAKLIDHTALKPETTREQILTLIKEAKEYHFCSVCINPTWVALASKELAGTDVEVCTVIGFPLGANTSTVKAFETKDAISNGATEIDMVINVGALKAGDYPFVEEDIRAVVKAAEGTLVKVIIETCLLTDEEKVIACELAVKAGAHFVKTSTGFSSGGATTEDIALMRKTVGPDIGVKASGGIRSKEDVLKMVDAGATRIGASAGVAIISGEVSNSDY from the coding sequence GTGAAACTTGCGAAGTTAATTGATCATACTGCATTAAAACCAGAGACAACGAGAGAACAAATTCTAACCCTAATTAAAGAGGCAAAAGAGTATCATTTTTGTTCTGTATGTATAAACCCTACTTGGGTAGCGCTTGCTAGTAAAGAGCTTGCAGGGACGGATGTGGAAGTTTGTACAGTTATTGGCTTTCCCTTAGGCGCAAATACTTCAACTGTGAAAGCTTTTGAAACGAAAGACGCCATTTCAAACGGGGCAACAGAAATTGATATGGTCATTAATGTTGGGGCTTTAAAAGCAGGGGACTACCCGTTTGTTGAAGAAGATATCCGTGCTGTTGTTAAGGCGGCAGAAGGAACGTTAGTTAAAGTGATTATTGAAACTTGTTTACTAACGGATGAAGAAAAAGTCATTGCCTGTGAACTTGCTGTAAAAGCAGGTGCTCATTTTGTTAAAACGTCTACTGGTTTTTCTTCAGGTGGAGCGACAACCGAAGATATCGCTTTAATGCGAAAAACAGTTGGGCCTGATATTGGCGTTAAAGCTTCAGGTGGGATTCGTTCAAAAGAAGATGTTTTAAAAATGGTAGATGCAGGAGCCACAAGGATTGGTGCAAGTGCTGGAGTAGCGATTATTTCGGGTGAAGTAAGCAACAGCGATTATTAA
- the cspD gene encoding cold-shock protein CspD, protein MQGRVKWFNAEKGFGFIEVEGGGDDVFVHFSAIQDEGYRSLEEGQSVEFEIVEGDRGPQADNVVKL, encoded by the coding sequence ATGCAAGGTAGAGTAAAGTGGTTTAACGCTGAAAAAGGCTTTGGCTTCATTGAAGTTGAAGGCGGCGGCGACGATGTATTTGTACACTTCAGCGCTATTCAAGACGAAGGATACAGATCATTGGAAGAAGGACAAAGTGTGGAGTTTGAAATTGTAGAAGGCGATCGTGGTCCACAAGCTGACAACGTTGTAAAACTTTAA
- a CDS encoding phosphatase PAP2 family protein: protein MKTNQKKAMPLLTIGGIALILFIIEAFSVATEKNWVAKFDLRWIDAIRSHIEPAKTSVIKFLTNFGSAEYVIIMTVILVVILFILRKFVVGLWFGGTVLFCAVVLNYILKHVIGRNRPDTKNWLVSETGFSFPSGHATASTVFYGLAALFIIFMIRQLWLKLVVGFVGLVIILFMMYARIYLGVHYPTDVLGGFLFGLAAIFLSTGIYFYARKPLQGLLKKMRINDKSIV, encoded by the coding sequence ATGAAAACGAATCAAAAAAAAGCAATGCCTTTACTAACTATCGGAGGAATCGCACTTATTTTGTTCATCATCGAGGCTTTTTCAGTAGCAACTGAGAAGAACTGGGTGGCTAAGTTTGATTTAAGGTGGATTGATGCTATTCGCAGTCATATCGAGCCTGCCAAAACAAGTGTGATTAAGTTTTTAACGAATTTTGGATCAGCGGAATATGTGATTATTATGACGGTTATTTTAGTGGTGATTTTATTTATTTTACGTAAGTTTGTTGTTGGTTTGTGGTTTGGCGGGACTGTTTTATTTTGCGCTGTTGTTCTAAACTACATATTGAAGCATGTCATTGGACGCAACCGACCAGATACTAAAAATTGGCTGGTTTCAGAGACTGGCTTTAGTTTCCCAAGTGGTCATGCTACTGCTTCTACAGTCTTTTATGGCTTAGCCGCTTTGTTCATTATTTTTATGATACGTCAATTATGGCTAAAGCTGGTTGTTGGTTTTGTTGGTTTGGTCATCATCCTTTTTATGATGTATGCGCGTATTTATCTTGGTGTACATTACCCAACCGATGTATTGGGTGGCTTTTTGTTCGGTTTAGCCGCAATTTTTCTTTCAACAGGCATTTATTTTTACGCTCGTAAACCACTTCAAGGGCTACTTAAAAAAATGAGGATAAATGATAAAAGCATTGTTTAA
- the dapF gene encoding diaminopimelate epimerase, with protein sequence MEISFIKVHGSQNDFFIIDEIENKISFWDDDKRRKLARSLCQRDGLLSGADGVLYISSATTEEAINKMRVFNADGSEASMCGNGLRTVARYLLEKTKKTSARIETMKAVLEVKQSESLGYHIPTYQVEISPVYFALKALPFQYNAEQLINQPIPELDEKLAFSAVAVPNPHLITFVTKEVLESKKQENLANYLNQENPYFPDGVNVSFVQKLAKNAIFVRTYERGVGFTNACGTAMSAASLIKKIMDHDILEKELDVYNDGGRVRVSATQNRAGHYKLALIGNATFTARGIITLDSEFNYELLEMNPTEEQEAYDQMKTAVKQFLMENR encoded by the coding sequence GTGGAAATATCTTTTATCAAAGTACACGGATCACAAAATGATTTTTTTATTATTGATGAAATAGAAAATAAAATTTCTTTTTGGGATGATGATAAACGAAGAAAATTAGCGCGTTCTTTATGTCAACGAGATGGACTGCTTAGTGGGGCAGATGGAGTCCTTTATATCAGCTCTGCTACAACAGAAGAAGCTATAAATAAAATGCGTGTGTTTAATGCAGATGGTTCTGAAGCTTCGATGTGCGGGAATGGTTTACGAACAGTAGCCCGTTATCTTCTAGAAAAAACGAAGAAAACAAGCGCTCGAATTGAAACAATGAAAGCTGTACTTGAAGTCAAACAAAGCGAATCGCTTGGCTATCATATCCCTACATATCAAGTGGAAATTTCACCAGTATATTTTGCTTTAAAAGCTTTGCCATTTCAATATAACGCGGAACAACTGATCAATCAACCAATCCCTGAATTAGATGAAAAATTAGCTTTTTCAGCAGTTGCAGTACCTAATCCACATTTAATTACGTTTGTTACCAAAGAGGTCTTAGAATCAAAGAAGCAAGAGAACTTAGCAAATTATTTAAATCAAGAAAATCCCTATTTTCCTGATGGTGTTAACGTTAGTTTTGTCCAAAAATTAGCGAAAAATGCTATTTTTGTAAGAACGTATGAGCGTGGGGTCGGTTTTACAAATGCTTGTGGAACAGCGATGTCCGCCGCAAGTCTGATAAAAAAAATCATGGATCATGATATATTAGAAAAAGAGTTAGATGTGTATAATGATGGTGGGCGCGTTCGAGTGTCGGCTACGCAAAATCGTGCCGGTCATTATAAACTTGCTTTAATCGGTAATGCGACATTTACTGCGCGAGGGATCATTACACTAGATTCAGAATTTAACTACGAACTTCTTGAAATGAACCCAACAGAGGAACAAGAGGCCTATGATCAAATGAAAACAGCAGTTAAACAATTTTTAATGGAAAATAGATAA
- the ileS gene encoding isoleucine--tRNA ligase, giving the protein MDYKDTLLMPKTAFPMRGNLPNKEPEWQAKWEKENLYHKIQEKNAGRKPYILHDGPPYANGELHMGHAMNKTIKDFIVRYKAMAGFRAPYVPGWDTHGLPIETALAKKGVKRKEISVAEFRERCAEYAYKQVDIQRAGFKRLGVTGDWENPYITLTPDYEAEQIKVFGEMAKKGYIYKGKKPVYWSPSSESALAEAEIEYHDKVSASIYVAFEVTDGKGVLEPGTKIVIWTTTPWTIPANMAITVNPDLNYVVAQVNGTDYVVAESLLPSLKEQLGWESAKVTKTVRGKELEHVVTKHPFYDRDSLVINGEHATADAGTGAVHTAPGHGEDDFIVGQKYGLEILAPLDERGVLTDEAPGFEGMFYDDANKAVTEKLKENGALLKIDFITHSYPHDWRTKKPVIFRATAQWFASIDKFRQDLLTAVESVNWTPAWGETRLYNMIRDRGDWVISRQRAWGVPLPIFYGENGEPIITDETISHISNLFRENGSNIWFEREAKDLLPEGFTHPSSPNGEFTKENDIMDVWFDSGSSHQAVLASRPELNRPADLYMEGSDQYRGWFNSSLTTSVAITGEAPYRNLLSHGFALDGEGRKMSKSLGNTILPGKVINQLGADIVRLWVASVDYQADVRISDDILKQVSEVYRKIRNTMRFLLGNISDFDPAKDRVAFQNLREVDQYLEIKLNHLVDQVRTSYEKFEFAAIYHQINNFCTQLLSQFYMDFAKDVVYIEAANSKDRRAMQTVFYDATTVLARLLAPILPHTADEIWLHLNGEETTSIHLEDLPEVLDYSSALPLEEKWDQFMDVRSIVQKALEEARNEKLIGKSMLAKVTLYVDEQAEALFHSLEGDLAQLFIVSDFEMVQGLDLAKENGVTSEHVAVSISIAEGETCERCRAVKKDVGEDPHHSTLCARCADIVTKHYDH; this is encoded by the coding sequence ATGGATTATAAAGACACATTACTCATGCCAAAAACAGCTTTTCCAATGCGAGGGAATTTACCAAATAAAGAACCAGAATGGCAAGCTAAATGGGAAAAAGAAAATCTTTATCACAAAATTCAAGAAAAAAATGCTGGACGGAAGCCTTATATTTTACATGATGGGCCTCCGTATGCAAATGGCGAGCTTCATATGGGACACGCGATGAATAAAACGATTAAAGATTTCATTGTTCGTTATAAAGCAATGGCTGGTTTTAGAGCGCCTTATGTTCCAGGATGGGATACGCACGGGCTTCCCATTGAAACGGCTTTGGCAAAAAAAGGTGTGAAGCGAAAAGAAATTTCTGTTGCGGAATTTCGTGAGCGTTGCGCAGAATATGCTTATAAGCAAGTAGACATTCAACGTGCTGGCTTTAAGCGTTTAGGTGTAACCGGGGATTGGGAAAATCCTTATATCACTTTAACACCAGATTATGAGGCAGAGCAAATTAAGGTTTTTGGTGAAATGGCTAAAAAAGGTTATATTTATAAAGGAAAAAAACCTGTGTATTGGTCACCTTCCAGTGAGTCAGCTTTGGCAGAAGCCGAGATTGAATATCATGATAAAGTGTCTGCTTCCATCTATGTTGCCTTTGAAGTAACAGATGGCAAAGGGGTTTTAGAACCGGGAACAAAAATTGTGATTTGGACGACGACACCATGGACAATTCCAGCAAATATGGCCATTACTGTTAATCCTGATCTAAACTATGTGGTAGCTCAGGTGAACGGCACTGATTACGTTGTTGCTGAAAGTTTACTTCCATCTTTAAAAGAACAGCTCGGTTGGGAGAGCGCAAAAGTTACGAAAACGGTTCGTGGTAAAGAGCTCGAACACGTTGTAACTAAACATCCATTTTATGACCGGGATTCATTGGTTATAAATGGGGAGCATGCAACTGCTGATGCGGGGACTGGGGCTGTCCATACTGCTCCTGGTCACGGGGAAGATGACTTTATTGTCGGTCAAAAATATGGATTAGAAATTCTAGCCCCGCTCGATGAACGTGGCGTGTTGACTGATGAAGCTCCAGGGTTTGAAGGAATGTTTTACGATGATGCAAATAAAGCTGTAACTGAAAAGCTAAAAGAAAACGGCGCTTTATTGAAGATCGATTTTATTACACACTCCTATCCACATGATTGGCGTACTAAAAAACCCGTTATTTTCCGTGCAACTGCCCAGTGGTTCGCTTCGATTGATAAATTCCGTCAAGATTTGTTAACAGCTGTTGAAAGTGTCAATTGGACACCTGCGTGGGGAGAAACGCGTCTTTATAATATGATTCGTGATCGAGGGGATTGGGTTATTTCAAGACAACGCGCCTGGGGAGTTCCGTTACCAATTTTTTACGGTGAAAATGGCGAGCCCATCATTACCGATGAAACGATCTCTCATATTTCAAATCTTTTCCGTGAAAATGGTTCGAATATCTGGTTTGAGCGAGAGGCTAAAGACTTATTGCCAGAAGGATTTACACACCCATCTAGTCCAAATGGTGAGTTTACCAAAGAAAATGATATTATGGACGTGTGGTTTGATTCAGGGTCTAGCCATCAAGCAGTACTTGCTTCAAGACCAGAATTAAATCGCCCAGCTGATTTGTATATGGAAGGATCTGACCAATATCGTGGTTGGTTCAATTCTTCTTTAACAACAAGTGTGGCGATTACTGGTGAGGCCCCTTATCGTAATCTTTTAAGTCATGGTTTTGCGTTAGACGGAGAAGGGCGCAAGATGAGTAAATCCCTTGGCAATACGATTTTGCCTGGCAAGGTGATCAACCAGCTTGGCGCGGATATTGTTCGTCTTTGGGTAGCTTCTGTTGATTATCAAGCTGATGTTCGAATTAGCGATGACATTTTAAAACAGGTATCAGAAGTTTATCGTAAAATTCGTAATACAATGCGTTTTCTGTTAGGGAATATTAGCGATTTCGATCCAGCAAAGGACCGCGTTGCTTTTCAGAATTTACGTGAAGTCGATCAATATTTAGAAATAAAACTGAACCATCTCGTTGACCAAGTAAGAACAAGCTATGAAAAATTTGAATTTGCAGCAATCTACCATCAAATTAACAATTTCTGTACACAATTGTTAAGCCAATTTTATATGGATTTTGCTAAAGATGTTGTTTATATTGAAGCAGCAAATAGTAAAGATCGGCGCGCTATGCAAACGGTTTTCTATGATGCAACGACGGTTTTGGCTCGCCTACTTGCTCCTATTTTGCCACATACAGCTGATGAAATCTGGCTTCACTTAAACGGGGAAGAAACAACTAGTATTCATTTAGAAGACTTGCCAGAAGTTCTTGATTACAGCAGTGCTTTACCTCTTGAAGAAAAATGGGATCAATTCATGGATGTGCGTAGTATCGTTCAAAAAGCATTAGAAGAAGCCCGTAATGAAAAATTGATTGGTAAATCAATGCTTGCTAAAGTCACATTATACGTGGATGAACAAGCAGAAGCATTGTTCCATTCACTTGAAGGTGATTTAGCTCAACTATTTATCGTCTCTGATTTTGAAATGGTTCAAGGGCTCGACTTGGCTAAAGAAAATGGCGTAACTTCTGAGCATGTCGCTGTAAGTATTTCCATTGCAGAAGGCGAAACTTGTGAACGTTGTCGTGCTGTGAAAAAAGATGTTGGCGAAGATCCACACCATTCAACATTATGCGCGCGCTGTGCCGATATTGTAACGAAACATTATGATCATTAA
- a CDS encoding DivIVA domain-containing protein, whose protein sequence is MSLSPLDIHNKEFSRAFRGYDEDEVNDFLDEIIKMLEQLLKEKKRLEDSLNNHEERLGHFVNIEETLNKSLIVAQTTAEEVKQSAEKEAKLIVRESEKNADRILNEALSKARKIAIEIEDLKRQSKVFRERLRLLVEAQMDLIKSDDWQKLMEYDVDATELSSIKEIEEAEVKEQIN, encoded by the coding sequence ATGTCATTATCTCCACTAGATATACATAATAAAGAGTTTTCGCGTGCTTTTAGAGGTTATGATGAAGATGAAGTTAACGATTTTCTTGACGAAATTATTAAAATGCTTGAGCAGCTACTCAAAGAAAAGAAACGTTTAGAAGATTCTTTAAATAATCACGAAGAGCGTTTAGGGCATTTTGTAAATATTGAAGAAACGCTTAATAAATCGCTGATCGTTGCTCAAACAACAGCAGAAGAAGTAAAGCAATCTGCTGAAAAAGAAGCTAAACTCATTGTACGCGAATCAGAAAAGAACGCTGATCGTATTTTAAATGAGGCGCTTTCTAAAGCGCGTAAGATTGCCATCGAAATTGAAGATTTGAAGCGCCAATCCAAAGTCTTCCGCGAGCGTTTACGTTTGCTTGTTGAAGCACAGATGGATTTAATCAAAAGTGATGATTGGCAAAAGCTGATGGAATACGATGTAGATGCAACTGAGCTTTCATCGATTAAAGAAATAGAAGAAGCTGAAGTTAAAGAACAGATTAATTAA
- a CDS encoding RNA-binding protein gives MDGIYQHFRTEEYPFIDQVVSLAINVQDEYAPRLTHFLDPRQCFILQTVIGGYPQLKVDFFGGNDTTERKRAFIYPDYYTPAHADFDIALFQIRYPVKFSTLTHQHILGALLSLGIKRELFGDIMNFGEVWQFFVAAEMKQYIIGQLEKIGKVSVRLEEHDLTDALKVRLVWEEKVITLSSMRLDAVLASSHNLSRQKTKQLIQSGLVKVNWMIATNPDFECEEEDILSVRGYGRIKVRQINGRTKKDKIRVDICYLK, from the coding sequence ATGGACGGGATTTATCAGCATTTTCGGACAGAAGAATATCCTTTTATTGATCAGGTAGTTAGTTTAGCAATAAATGTTCAAGATGAATATGCGCCAAGATTAACGCATTTTTTAGATCCAAGGCAATGTTTTATTTTGCAAACGGTTATTGGTGGCTATCCGCAGTTAAAAGTCGATTTCTTTGGTGGGAATGACACAACTGAACGAAAGCGAGCTTTCATTTACCCAGATTATTATACGCCAGCGCACGCTGATTTTGATATTGCCTTATTTCAAATTCGTTATCCAGTAAAATTTAGTACGCTTACGCATCAGCACATCCTCGGCGCGTTATTATCGCTTGGAATAAAACGCGAGCTATTTGGCGATATTATGAATTTTGGAGAGGTTTGGCAGTTTTTTGTTGCAGCTGAGATGAAGCAGTATATCATAGGGCAGCTTGAGAAAATTGGCAAAGTCAGTGTAAGGCTTGAAGAACATGATCTTACGGATGCACTAAAAGTACGTCTTGTTTGGGAAGAAAAGGTCATTACGTTAAGTAGCATGCGACTTGATGCAGTGTTAGCAAGCAGCCATAATCTTTCAAGGCAAAAAACAAAGCAACTCATTCAATCTGGACTTGTGAAAGTAAACTGGATGATAGCAACCAACCCTGATTTTGAATGCGAGGAAGAAGATATTTTATCTGTTCGTGGCTATGGACGCATTAAAGTGCGTCAGATAAATGGGCGAACAAAAAAAGATAAAATTCGCGTGGATATTTGTTATTTGAAATGA
- a CDS encoding YggT family protein, producing the protein MTIFLYHLVNVVLLIIRYLPTVMFIYFLMSWFPGARESKIGYFLSRIFEPILEPFRKIIPPIGMFDISSLVAFIVFQYAMSVLTTLIYRYVVPMLF; encoded by the coding sequence TTGACAATATTTCTTTATCATCTGGTAAATGTCGTTTTACTGATTATTCGTTATTTACCTACAGTGATGTTTATTTACTTCTTAATGAGTTGGTTTCCAGGAGCCAGAGAATCAAAAATTGGTTATTTTTTGAGCAGAATTTTTGAACCAATACTTGAACCATTTAGAAAGATCATCCCGCCGATTGGGATGTTTGATATTTCTTCACTTGTCGCATTTATCGTCTTTCAATATGCGATGTCGGTACTGACTACATTGATTTATCGTTATGTCGTACCCATGTTATTTTAA
- a CDS encoding cell division protein SepF — protein sequence MGLTNKFKTFFFLDEEGDEYYEEEPIRKEQPTMKKNKKEQSRLQTVKEPEQKVVSMQGAQYSSKMVLVEPRVYAEAQELADHLKEYKTLVVNLQRVNHDQAIRIVDFLSGTVYALGGDIQRVGNNIFLCTPENVEVDGSISEMLEGQDLF from the coding sequence ATGGGATTAACCAATAAGTTTAAAACTTTTTTCTTCTTAGATGAAGAAGGCGATGAATATTATGAAGAAGAACCTATAAGAAAAGAGCAACCAACAATGAAAAAAAATAAAAAAGAACAAAGTCGCCTCCAAACTGTAAAAGAGCCTGAGCAGAAGGTAGTAAGTATGCAAGGCGCACAGTATTCTAGTAAAATGGTGCTTGTTGAGCCACGAGTATATGCTGAAGCACAAGAGCTAGCTGATCATTTGAAGGAATATAAAACACTCGTCGTGAATTTACAGCGTGTCAATCACGATCAAGCCATTCGTATCGTTGACTTTTTGAGTGGTACTGTATATGCTTTAGGTGGAGATATTCAACGTGTTGGGAATAACATTTTCCTTTGCACACCAGAAAATGTGGAAGTGGATGGCTCTATTTCAGAAATGCTAGAAGGACAAGACTTATTCTAA
- a CDS encoding YggS family pyridoxal phosphate-dependent enzyme → MTKEMNLQKIEKKIQMACRTSKRKATDIKLIAVTKTIDALEMEELYQLGLRDFGENRTDSFLAKTAFLAAKKDITWHFIGTLQTRKVKDILTKIDYLHSLDRLSLAKEIEKRATTKIKCFLEINISGEEKKHGFTKEAAIQFVKTFSFQHIEIVGLMAMAPFTQDQKELHQVFRDLKQVQLEIEALKLPHVPCHELSMGMTNDYPIAIEEGATSIRIGRALVND, encoded by the coding sequence GTGACAAAAGAAATGAATTTACAAAAGATCGAAAAAAAGATCCAAATGGCCTGTCGCACGAGCAAACGTAAGGCTACTGATATTAAACTAATTGCAGTCACCAAAACAATTGATGCTTTGGAGATGGAAGAGTTATATCAGCTAGGCCTTCGTGATTTTGGTGAAAATCGCACGGATAGCTTTTTAGCAAAAACAGCTTTTTTAGCTGCTAAAAAGGACATTACTTGGCATTTTATTGGAACTTTACAAACGCGTAAGGTAAAAGATATTTTAACAAAAATAGATTATTTACATTCATTAGATCGCCTTTCCCTAGCAAAAGAGATTGAAAAACGTGCAACAACAAAAATAAAATGTTTCCTCGAAATAAATATTTCTGGCGAGGAAAAAAAGCATGGATTTACAAAAGAAGCAGCCATCCAATTTGTTAAGACATTTTCTTTTCAGCACATTGAAATTGTAGGTCTGATGGCAATGGCGCCTTTTACACAAGATCAAAAGGAGCTGCACCAAGTATTTCGGGATTTAAAACAAGTACAGCTTGAAATTGAAGCTTTGAAGTTACCTCATGTCCCGTGTCATGAACTTTCAATGGGGATGACCAATGATTATCCCATTGCGATAGAAGAAGGTGCGACATCTATTCGAATTGGAAGAGCTTTAGTTAATGATTAG